In a single window of the Caproicibacterium sp. BJN0003 genome:
- the trmD gene encoding tRNA (guanosine(37)-N1)-methyltransferase TrmD, translating to MRIDLITLFPEMCERVLSESIIGRGRKKGALQVCCHQLRDYAHDKHQRVDDTVFGGGKGMLLIAEPIAACFDDLTETLGKKPHIVYMSPQGRPMNQTVIRELSQYENLCILCGHYEGVDERVLEAYVDEEVSLGDFVMTGGEIPALCLTDAVGRMQPGVLAAQECFEEESHYDGLLEYPQYSRPQVWRGHSVPDILMTGHHANIKKWRHQQSVLRTAQKRPDLLQKRSLSKEDWEFLEQQNLVEQSQN from the coding sequence ATGAGGATTGATCTCATTACGCTTTTTCCAGAAATGTGCGAACGGGTGCTTTCCGAAAGTATCATCGGAAGAGGCAGAAAAAAAGGTGCATTGCAGGTGTGCTGTCACCAGTTGCGCGATTATGCGCACGATAAGCATCAGCGGGTAGATGATACGGTTTTTGGCGGCGGAAAGGGAATGCTGTTGATTGCAGAACCAATCGCTGCATGCTTTGATGACCTTACAGAGACACTTGGGAAAAAGCCGCATATTGTATATATGTCACCGCAGGGGCGCCCGATGAATCAAACCGTAATTCGTGAACTTTCCCAATACGAAAATCTTTGCATCCTTTGTGGCCATTATGAGGGCGTAGACGAGCGCGTTCTGGAAGCGTACGTAGATGAAGAAGTGTCGCTTGGAGATTTTGTGATGACCGGAGGCGAAATCCCGGCGCTGTGTTTGACCGATGCTGTAGGACGGATGCAGCCGGGGGTTTTGGCGGCGCAAGAGTGCTTTGAGGAGGAGAGCCATTATGATGGTCTCCTCGAGTATCCACAGTATAGCCGCCCGCAGGTTTGGCGCGGTCACAGTGTACCGGATATTCTGATGACCGGTCACCATGCCAATATCAAAAAATGGAGACATCAGCAAAGTGTTTTGAGGACTGCCCAAAAAAGACCGGATTTATTGCAAAAACGATCATTATCAAAAGAAGACTGGGAATTTTTGGAACAACAGAATCTTGTGGAGCAGAGTCAAAATTAA
- the rimM gene encoding ribosome maturation factor RimM (Essential for efficient processing of 16S rRNA), producing MQSEYLEAGQVVGTHGIQGELRLLPWCDSADFLCRFKMFYRKDGTGLKVLSARTHKTLLLVRLEGIETVEMADAMRGQVLYFARKDANLPKGAYFRQDLIGLSAVDAETGKSYGILTDILETGANDVYEVTDEKGEKHLMPAVKEMVESVHIEEGILKIRPIGGIFDED from the coding sequence ATGCAGTCTGAATATTTAGAGGCCGGGCAGGTCGTTGGAACACATGGTATCCAGGGAGAACTGCGCCTTTTACCATGGTGTGATTCGGCAGATTTTCTGTGCCGCTTTAAAATGTTTTATCGGAAAGATGGCACTGGCCTAAAAGTCCTTTCTGCAAGGACCCATAAGACGCTTTTGTTGGTTCGGTTGGAAGGAATTGAGACAGTCGAGATGGCCGATGCTATGCGCGGACAAGTCCTTTATTTTGCAAGAAAAGACGCGAACCTTCCGAAAGGTGCTTATTTTCGTCAGGACTTAATTGGTTTGTCGGCTGTAGATGCAGAGACTGGAAAATCTTATGGCATTTTAACGGATATTCTGGAGACAGGTGCAAATGATGTTTATGAGGTCACAGATGAAAAGGGAGAAAAACATTTGATGCCGGCCGTTAAAGAAATGGTGGAATCCGTTCATATTGAAGAGGGCATTTTAAAGATTCGTCCGATTGGGGGAATCTTCGATGAGGATTGA
- the rpsP gene encoding 30S ribosomal protein S16 gives MAVKIRLRRMGAKKNPFYRIVVADSRYPRDGRFIEEIGYYNPLTEPSEVKVDSEKVKEWIKNGAQPTDTVKALFKKNGVL, from the coding sequence ATGGCAGTAAAAATTCGTTTGCGCAGAATGGGTGCAAAAAAGAACCCTTTCTATCGCATTGTTGTAGCAGATTCCCGTTACCCTCGTGACGGCCGTTTCATTGAAGAAATCGGTTATTATAATCCGCTTACTGAGCCTTCCGAAGTAAAGGTTGACTCTGAAAAGGTAAAAGAGTGGATCAAAAATGGCGCTCAGCCGACCGATACAGTGAAAGCACTGTTTAAGAAAAATGGCGTACTGTGA
- a CDS encoding HPr family phosphocarrier protein has product MCMKEVLVQNQVGLHARPATFFIQKANEFKSSIWVEKEERRVNAKSLLGVLSLGIVGGTTIRIIADGADEEEAVDSLVKLVKSGFAE; this is encoded by the coding sequence ATGTGTATGAAGGAAGTTTTGGTACAGAATCAAGTTGGGTTGCACGCGCGGCCGGCTACATTTTTTATTCAAAAAGCAAATGAGTTTAAATCTTCTATTTGGGTGGAGAAAGAAGAACGCCGTGTAAATGCCAAGAGCCTTTTGGGAGTGCTTTCTCTGGGAATTGTCGGCGGTACTACAATTCGTATTATTGCAGACGGCGCCGATGAGGAAGAGGCTGTTGACAGCTTGGTAAAACTTGTAAAATCCGGCTTTGCCGAGTAA
- a CDS encoding KH domain-containing protein produces the protein MQELLLAIAKGLVEKPDQVSVTEDAPIEDGTIVYHLHVAEEDMGRVIGKQGRIAKAIRVVMRAAATRKETKISVEID, from the coding sequence ATGCAGGAACTCTTACTTGCGATTGCCAAGGGTTTAGTCGAAAAACCTGACCAAGTTTCCGTTACAGAAGATGCTCCGATTGAGGATGGTACGATTGTTTATCATCTGCATGTTGCAGAAGAGGATATGGGTCGTGTGATCGGAAAACAGGGCCGAATTGCAAAAGCAATCCGTGTGGTTATGCGTGCAGCAGCCACCCGAAAGGAAACTAAAATTTCTGTGGAAATCGACTGA